A genomic stretch from Candidatus Nitrososphaera gargensis Ga9.2 includes:
- a CDS encoding DUF2795 domain-containing protein — translation MAQFTCNVCGDGFDQKSRFERHMATSHPERAPSAADVEKALSGIQYPKTREELVRYASQQVSDKDLMDIINSLPSRVYRDSAEVAIALGEVKQRQGVRSAEEVAKTEAPSTKGGRAAATSSVSAATIAKVLSGTDFPKNKGELRDYAQKHMTEVEVADPQAIMGILDKLPDREYQDMADVEKSVGQVL, via the coding sequence ATGGCGCAATTCACATGTAACGTGTGTGGAGATGGCTTTGATCAAAAGTCGCGTTTTGAGAGACACATGGCAACTTCGCACCCGGAAAGGGCGCCATCGGCGGCGGACGTTGAAAAGGCATTATCGGGCATACAGTATCCAAAGACAAGAGAAGAGCTGGTCAGATATGCGTCTCAGCAAGTATCTGACAAAGACCTCATGGACATTATCAATTCCCTCCCAAGCCGCGTTTATAGAGACTCAGCAGAGGTTGCGATAGCATTGGGTGAGGTCAAGCAAAGACAAGGAGTTAGGAGTGCAGAAGAGGTTGCCAAGACAGAGGCACCAAGTACAAAGGGCGGAAGAGCGGCAGCCACGTCATCAGTTTCAGCTGCCACAATTGCCAAGGTGCTTTCAGGGACAGACTTTCCAAAGAACAAAGGCGAACTCAGAGATTATGCGCAAAAGCACATGACAGAGGTCGAAGTTGCAGATCCTCAAGCTATCATGGGCATCTTGGATAAACTTCCTGACAGAGAATATCAAGACATGGCAGATGTAGAAAAGTCGGTAGGTCAGGTGCTATAG
- a CDS encoding DUF2795 domain-containing protein, with translation MSKEEKKPQIIEQGDIFFFYKPKVGKEEVGDIEDVQRLYMATAPEDGKYRLFVIGQKQLPEIVEGRSTSEERNWALNVLATDKPEDIRKELLPTEYETETRGKRSVGPATPAGEGKYAIVKHDSHTELAYTLELPEVPGPTQKEFEIRKEVSYIVSVKNPDISIKGFAAFEKRKPKYPSSIKQKFGDKRWINVEDPDLLNYENAQVLLIGARQKDVQEELGIDLDEEKETANTTELFKELRIKREQVPLKPLLEGKFLGKGEQQPMAAETRQLSREEAPGRGGKIGGEAAASRAPSAAAIAKILSGIGFPKGKSDLVEYAETSKARVEVAEEIIQVIRELPDRTYNNMADVEKAVGEVR, from the coding sequence ATGTCTAAAGAAGAAAAAAAGCCTCAGATCATAGAACAAGGAGACATATTCTTCTTCTACAAACCAAAAGTTGGAAAAGAAGAGGTAGGAGATATTGAAGATGTTCAACGCCTGTACATGGCTACTGCTCCAGAAGATGGCAAATACAGGCTGTTTGTGATAGGTCAAAAACAGTTACCTGAAATTGTTGAAGGCAGATCGACATCAGAGGAGAGGAATTGGGCGCTAAATGTGCTCGCTACTGATAAGCCAGAAGATATACGAAAGGAGCTTTTGCCCACCGAATACGAGACAGAAACAAGAGGCAAGAGATCAGTTGGCCCGGCGACGCCTGCAGGTGAAGGCAAGTACGCTATTGTAAAGCATGATAGTCATACAGAGCTGGCGTATACACTGGAACTTCCAGAGGTCCCTGGCCCGACTCAGAAAGAGTTCGAGATAAGGAAAGAGGTAAGCTACATCGTCTCTGTGAAAAACCCAGATATATCCATCAAAGGTTTTGCAGCCTTTGAAAAAAGGAAGCCAAAGTATCCATCCAGCATCAAGCAAAAGTTTGGAGACAAGCGCTGGATAAACGTCGAAGATCCTGACTTGTTAAATTATGAAAACGCACAAGTCTTGTTAATTGGAGCAAGACAAAAAGATGTCCAAGAAGAGCTTGGCATCGATCTTGACGAAGAAAAAGAAACTGCAAATACTACAGAGCTATTCAAGGAGCTCAGGATCAAAAGGGAACAAGTTCCGCTCAAGCCACTCCTTGAAGGCAAGTTCCTCGGTAAGGGAGAGCAACAGCCTATGGCTGCGGAAACCAGACAGTTATCAAGGGAAGAGGCACCCGGGCGCGGAGGCAAGATTGGAGGAGAGGCTGCTGCATCAAGGGCGCCTTCGGCGGCAGCAATTGCAAAGATACTTTCTGGCATTGGTTTTCCAAAGGGAAAGAGCGACTTGGTAGAATATGCCGAAACCAGCAAAGCAAGAGTCGAAGTTGCAGAAGAGATAATCCAGGTTATCCGAGAGCTTCCAGATAGAACCTACAACAATATGGCCGATGTTGAAAAGGCAGTTGGAGAGGTGAGATAA
- a CDS encoding DUF2795 domain-containing protein: MSTNGDGSTKRRDLPLPPVSGYPDEAEALRRNQGLGMARPAQKVAAETGAANELSDILSGIDYPADRDSILDFLDRSKPDMRDFDIVVNAVRLLLKGKQYRSPSEIAADLGNINEEYNRTRGSRR, translated from the coding sequence ATGTCTACAAACGGTGATGGTTCAACCAAAAGGCGGGACTTACCGCTTCCCCCTGTGAGCGGATATCCAGATGAAGCAGAAGCCTTGCGCAGAAACCAAGGGCTAGGAATGGCGCGGCCAGCACAAAAGGTAGCGGCAGAAACTGGGGCGGCCAACGAGCTATCAGATATTCTTTCAGGAATTGATTATCCTGCAGACAGAGACTCGATACTAGACTTTCTTGACCGTAGCAAGCCTGATATGAGGGATTTTGATATTGTTGTAAATGCAGTTCGGCTGCTGCTAAAGGGCAAGCAATATCGTAGTCCCTCAGAGATAGCTGCAGACCTCGGAAATATTAACGAGGAATACAACAGGACAAGGGGAAGCAGGCGTTAG
- a CDS encoding acyl-CoA carboxylase subunit beta encodes MHEEKIKRLATMKKSAESGGGNERIEAQHSKGKLTARERIALLLDEGTFVELDKYVTHRSDDPTLPKFYGDGAVTGFGTIAGRQVFVFSYDFTVLGGSLGEMTGKKIAKAMDHAMKVGCPIIGIIDSGGARIQEGVMSLDGYGDIFFRNTVASGVIPQITASIGPCAGGAVYSPAMTDFVIMVENIGQMFVTGPEVVKEVLSQEVSFEELGGARAHATKSGVAHFIAKNEYECFDKIKKLLSFLPQNNTEEPAMVETNDDPNRIDADLINKLPENPYQQYDMKEIIKSIVDNGDFFEVHELWAENILVGFARMGGRSVGIVANQPQYLAGALDINSSNKAARFIRFCDAFNIPIVTLVDTPGYLPGTDQEHNGIIRNGSKLLFAYCEATVPKVTCIIGKAYGGAYIAMGSKNLRADINYAWPSAEIAVLGPEAAVTIIHRRELKNAPNAAETKKKLAKEYRDKFANPYIAAEKGIIDVVIDPMETRPMIIQALNALANKKEARPWKKHGNINL; translated from the coding sequence ATGCACGAAGAGAAAATCAAGCGTCTGGCTACAATGAAAAAATCCGCAGAAAGCGGCGGTGGCAACGAGAGGATCGAGGCTCAGCATTCAAAGGGCAAGCTTACCGCGCGAGAGAGGATCGCGCTTTTGCTCGACGAAGGCACATTTGTAGAGCTAGACAAGTACGTCACCCACAGGAGCGACGACCCAACCCTGCCGAAATTCTACGGCGACGGAGCCGTCACCGGCTTTGGGACCATTGCCGGCAGGCAAGTTTTCGTGTTTTCTTATGATTTTACTGTTCTTGGAGGCTCCCTTGGCGAGATGACTGGCAAGAAAATCGCCAAGGCGATGGATCACGCCATGAAGGTGGGCTGCCCGATAATAGGCATAATTGACTCGGGTGGCGCCCGCATACAGGAAGGTGTCATGAGCCTAGACGGCTATGGCGACATTTTCTTCCGCAACACGGTGGCTTCAGGCGTTATACCGCAGATCACTGCAAGCATTGGCCCCTGTGCAGGCGGCGCGGTGTACTCTCCGGCAATGACCGATTTTGTGATAATGGTGGAGAACATAGGCCAGATGTTTGTCACCGGCCCCGAGGTGGTAAAGGAGGTACTCAGCCAAGAAGTGTCGTTTGAAGAACTGGGCGGCGCACGCGCCCACGCTACCAAGTCCGGAGTCGCGCACTTTATCGCCAAGAACGAATATGAATGCTTTGACAAGATAAAGAAGCTGCTCTCTTTTCTGCCGCAGAATAACACTGAAGAGCCAGCGATGGTCGAGACAAACGACGATCCAAACAGGATCGATGCCGACCTCATTAACAAGCTGCCAGAGAACCCGTACCAGCAGTATGACATGAAGGAGATAATAAAATCCATAGTTGACAACGGCGACTTTTTCGAAGTCCACGAGCTCTGGGCAGAAAACATATTGGTCGGCTTTGCAAGGATGGGCGGAAGGTCTGTAGGCATTGTCGCAAACCAGCCGCAGTACCTTGCAGGCGCGCTTGACATCAATTCCTCCAACAAGGCGGCCCGCTTTATCAGGTTCTGCGACGCGTTCAACATCCCGATTGTTACGCTTGTAGATACGCCCGGCTACCTCCCAGGCACGGACCAAGAGCACAATGGCATCATCAGAAATGGGAGCAAGCTCTTGTTTGCCTATTGCGAAGCCACGGTCCCAAAGGTGACATGCATCATTGGCAAGGCGTACGGCGGTGCATACATCGCCATGGGAAGCAAGAATCTGCGCGCAGACATCAACTATGCTTGGCCAAGCGCCGAGATAGCAGTGCTCGGCCCTGAAGCCGCAGTCACGATCATACACAGACGGGAATTAAAGAACGCTCCAAACGCAGCTGAAACAAAGAAAAAGCTTGCCAAGGAATACCGCGACAAGTTTGCAAACCCATACATTGCAGCTGAAAAGGGCATCATTGATGTTGTGATAGACCCGATGGAGACTAGGCCGATGATAATACAGGCGCTCAATGCGCTGGCAAACAAAAAGGAGGCAAGGCCGTGGAAGAAGCACGGTAACATCAACCTGTAA
- a CDS encoding acetyl-CoA carboxylase biotin carboxylase subunit, with the protein MSKKISSILIANRGEIALRVIRACKELGIKSIAIYSDEDVRAVHVKRADEAYHIGPAAPAQSYLNMAKIVETAKAAGADAIHPGYGFLSENENFPEMCEKNGMIFIGPTAKAMEITGDKMKCKEVMKKAKVPTVPGSDGIIEDVEKAADIAHKAGYPVLLKSAFGGGGRGIRLANNEKQLRQEFEMASAESRAAFGKAALFVEKYLQKIRHIEFQLIRDSHGNGRHLFERECSIQRRHQKLIEMSPSPVVDQKTRERIGEIAVRAAAAVDYLNAGTAEFLRDPEGNFYFIEINSRLQVEHPVTELVTGLDLVKLQIAIAQGEEIPFKQEDLKMNGCAIECRINAEDPFYEFAPSTGIVPNCNIPYGPGIRVDTYLYPGCNVSGYYDSLTAKLLAWGKNFEEARVRMRNALDEFTIEGINTTIPLYKTIIDEPNFIKGELSTDYLERFKIFDRMNEQAKERAKEKARAAVAAVLLQSEFVKKVGAAQTAATAAKSSKWKMMRVV; encoded by the coding sequence ATGTCTAAAAAAATATCGAGCATATTGATTGCAAACAGGGGCGAAATAGCTCTACGGGTAATTCGGGCCTGCAAGGAGCTGGGCATAAAGTCGATAGCGATCTACTCTGACGAGGACGTGCGTGCCGTGCACGTAAAGAGGGCAGACGAAGCCTACCACATCGGGCCTGCAGCTCCGGCGCAGAGCTACCTCAACATGGCAAAGATAGTCGAGACTGCCAAGGCTGCAGGCGCAGACGCCATTCACCCCGGTTACGGCTTTCTCTCTGAGAACGAGAACTTTCCGGAAATGTGCGAAAAGAACGGCATGATATTCATTGGGCCGACTGCCAAGGCGATGGAAATCACAGGCGACAAGATGAAGTGCAAGGAAGTCATGAAAAAGGCCAAGGTCCCGACTGTGCCGGGAAGCGACGGCATCATTGAAGATGTAGAAAAGGCCGCAGACATCGCACACAAGGCCGGCTACCCTGTCCTGCTTAAATCTGCGTTTGGCGGAGGCGGCCGCGGCATCAGGCTCGCCAACAATGAAAAGCAATTGCGGCAAGAGTTTGAAATGGCGTCAGCCGAGTCACGCGCTGCATTTGGCAAGGCAGCTTTATTTGTCGAAAAATATCTGCAAAAGATCAGGCACATCGAGTTTCAGCTGATCCGTGACTCGCATGGAAACGGCCGGCACCTCTTTGAGCGCGAGTGCTCGATCCAGAGGCGCCATCAGAAGCTCATCGAGATGTCTCCGTCGCCGGTGGTCGATCAGAAGACGAGGGAGAGGATTGGCGAGATAGCGGTAAGGGCCGCAGCAGCGGTGGACTACCTGAACGCCGGCACGGCAGAGTTCCTCCGCGATCCGGAGGGCAACTTTTACTTTATCGAGATAAACTCACGTCTTCAGGTAGAACACCCTGTGACCGAGCTTGTGACAGGGCTTGATCTAGTAAAGCTCCAGATAGCGATCGCTCAGGGCGAAGAGATCCCCTTCAAACAGGAAGACCTGAAGATGAACGGCTGTGCTATTGAATGTAGGATCAACGCCGAAGACCCGTTCTACGAATTTGCGCCGTCCACCGGCATCGTGCCAAACTGCAACATCCCGTACGGGCCGGGCATCAGGGTCGATACCTACCTCTACCCGGGATGCAACGTCTCAGGATATTATGACTCGCTCACGGCCAAGCTCCTCGCATGGGGCAAGAACTTTGAAGAGGCAAGGGTCAGGATGAGGAACGCTCTTGACGAGTTCACGATAGAAGGCATCAACACTACGATCCCACTATACAAGACAATAATAGACGAGCCCAACTTTATCAAGGGCGAGCTGTCGACCGACTATCTCGAACGCTTCAAGATATTTGACAGGATGAACGAGCAGGCAAAGGAACGGGCCAAGGAAAAGGCACGTGCCGCAGTCGCGGCAGTCCTTCTCCAGTCAGAGTTCGTGAAAAAGGTCGGCGCAGCCCAGACAGCCGCTACAGCAGCAAAATCATCAAAGTGGAAGATGATGAGGGTAGTATAG
- a CDS encoding acetyl-CoA carboxylase biotin carboxyl carrier protein subunit, with protein sequence MEFKVGDLAEMLEGEVLRTTDNNSVLVRIAGKQHALRLLKAGTNEFEFVLDNTFHHAKILQSGSAEVKLVLDGQPLTVKKHSKLTEVLEKASALSGAGGGDRNLTSQIPGRVVNIAAKAGTEVKKGDVIVVLESMKMQVAVKAHKDGNLKEIKVKQGASVARNDVLAVIE encoded by the coding sequence ATGGAGTTCAAAGTCGGCGACCTTGCAGAAATGTTAGAGGGCGAAGTGCTGCGCACCACTGACAATAATTCTGTGCTGGTCAGGATAGCTGGCAAGCAACACGCTTTGCGCCTGCTAAAGGCCGGAACGAACGAGTTTGAGTTTGTGCTGGACAACACCTTCCACCATGCCAAGATTCTGCAGTCTGGAAGCGCCGAGGTGAAGCTGGTGCTCGATGGCCAGCCTCTGACTGTGAAAAAGCACAGCAAGCTGACAGAAGTGCTGGAGAAGGCGTCGGCGCTATCGGGTGCCGGTGGCGGCGACCGTAACCTAACAAGCCAGATCCCCGGCAGGGTTGTCAACATTGCTGCAAAGGCAGGGACCGAAGTCAAGAAGGGCGACGTAATAGTCGTATTGGAATCGATGAAGATGCAAGTCGCAGTCAAGGCCCACAAGGACGGTAACCTGAAAGAGATAAAGGTAAAGCAGGGAGCCAGCGTCGCAAGGAACGACGTGCTGGCAGTTATTGAATAA
- a CDS encoding FkbM family methyltransferase yields the protein MKSFRYDDGLDFVYRHTDHLISLAEVLLLDTYHADLLKKGDTVVDLGAGIGDFSLLASRRVGPNGKVIALEPNAEDYETLKINIEKNGCTNVIVLNMGVAGEPGQKEISFWDRRYSFAADTLENILAHLRIEKKINFIKMDIEGFETGVIRNSIGTIEQADVISIEMHGTKEEVDRMLQPRRFAFMPSDRWRACKNFVSSMAAHPRAALEILLLTAKTYPRIVRMRVNQTRRNDRLITGVYIKPAGRAAVVIQ from the coding sequence TTGAAATCGTTCAGGTACGACGACGGGCTAGACTTTGTCTACAGGCATACCGACCACCTGATCAGTCTGGCAGAAGTCCTGCTTTTGGATACGTACCACGCCGATCTTTTAAAAAAGGGCGATACAGTCGTTGATCTTGGGGCAGGCATAGGCGATTTCTCCCTCCTTGCATCAAGAAGGGTCGGCCCCAATGGCAAGGTCATCGCCCTTGAGCCAAACGCTGAGGATTATGAAACGCTAAAGATTAACATAGAGAAAAACGGCTGCACAAACGTCATCGTCCTTAACATGGGCGTTGCAGGAGAGCCGGGACAAAAGGAGATCAGCTTTTGGGACAGAAGGTACAGCTTTGCGGCAGACACCCTAGAAAACATACTAGCACACTTGAGAATAGAGAAAAAAATCAATTTCATAAAAATGGACATTGAAGGCTTTGAGACAGGGGTGATAAGAAACAGTATCGGAACGATCGAGCAGGCTGACGTCATTTCGATAGAGATGCATGGGACAAAAGAGGAGGTTGACAGGATGCTGCAACCCCGGCGGTTCGCATTCATGCCTTCTGACCGGTGGCGCGCGTGCAAAAATTTCGTTTCAAGTATGGCTGCCCATCCCCGAGCAGCGCTTGAAATTTTGCTGCTCACCGCAAAGACGTACCCAAGAATTGTCCGCATGAGGGTGAATCAGACGCGCCGCAATGACCGCCTGATAACTGGCGTGTACATCAAGCCTGCAGGGCGCGCCGCTGTGGTTATTCAATAA
- a CDS encoding redoxin domain-containing protein has protein sequence MSSASLASVPNIGDKAPDFELPDPDMKPRKLSEFYGKKTILAFFPAAESPVCTAEMCALRDSLDQLRDLGANVVGISVDGPFANKFFVQNRHLNFPVLSDYRRDVIKKYGIVMNKLGPLEGYDAAKRSVFILDEKGKVIYRWVSDNPLVEPNYNEIKDALKKAK, from the coding sequence ATGTCTAGTGCATCTCTCGCATCGGTTCCAAATATAGGCGACAAGGCTCCAGACTTTGAACTTCCAGACCCAGACATGAAGCCGCGCAAGCTGAGCGAATTTTATGGCAAAAAGACGATACTTGCGTTCTTTCCGGCGGCAGAATCGCCGGTGTGCACTGCAGAAATGTGCGCGCTACGCGACTCGCTTGATCAGCTGCGCGATTTGGGCGCAAATGTCGTTGGGATCTCGGTAGATGGGCCGTTTGCAAACAAGTTCTTCGTGCAGAACCGTCACCTGAATTTTCCAGTCCTGTCTGACTATAGACGCGATGTCATCAAGAAGTACGGCATTGTGATGAATAAGCTAGGGCCGCTTGAAGGCTATGATGCCGCAAAAAGGTCGGTCTTTATCCTTGATGAGAAGGGCAAGGTGATCTACAGGTGGGTCTCGGACAACCCGCTGGTAGAGCCCAACTACAATGAGATCAAAGATGCCCTAAAGAAGGCGAAGTAG
- a CDS encoding cysteine desulfurase family protein, translated as MATDHIYLDNAASTPVADEVMAEMLPYMKQQYGNPSSIHRFGRETTRAIQLARKRVAEMIGASPREITFTSGGTEADNLALKGTAIHARSREPEKNRIITSNIEHDAVLEPCKDLESRGFVITYLPVTGEGLVRPSDLKNALGKDVALVSIMHANNEVGTIQPIKELAGIAHQAGALFHTDAVQAAGKIPLSVKDLGVDMMSMSSHKINGPKGVGALYIRSGLKIAPIIHGGGQESELRSGTENVPGIVGFGKACELAAKRLSQYQTHVSELRDYLIERVSKEIPHSRLNGSRTSRIPNNAHFTFFGVNGEDLIIKLDENGVAASTGSACSVKKQKPSHVLKAMGFSYEEITGSLRLSLGMHNTREEIDRTVSVLSSVVKELRELSPFKGKYA; from the coding sequence ATGGCTACTGACCACATTTACCTTGACAATGCGGCGTCAACCCCGGTTGCAGACGAAGTGATGGCAGAAATGCTGCCATACATGAAGCAGCAGTACGGCAACCCGTCTTCCATACACAGGTTTGGCAGGGAGACCACCAGGGCAATCCAGCTGGCGCGAAAAAGGGTGGCAGAGATGATTGGCGCGTCGCCGCGTGAGATAACGTTCACCTCCGGCGGCACTGAGGCAGACAACCTAGCGCTCAAGGGCACAGCCATACACGCAAGGAGCAGAGAGCCTGAAAAGAACCGCATAATCACAAGCAACATAGAGCACGACGCGGTGCTCGAGCCATGCAAAGATCTCGAAAGCAGGGGCTTTGTAATCACGTACCTGCCAGTGACGGGCGAGGGGCTCGTCAGGCCGTCTGATCTGAAAAACGCGCTTGGTAAGGATGTTGCGCTTGTCAGCATCATGCATGCAAACAATGAGGTCGGCACTATCCAGCCAATCAAGGAGCTTGCCGGGATCGCGCATCAGGCTGGCGCGCTTTTCCACACCGACGCAGTGCAGGCAGCCGGCAAGATCCCGCTAAGCGTCAAGGACCTTGGCGTCGACATGATGTCAATGTCGTCGCACAAGATAAACGGGCCCAAGGGAGTGGGCGCGCTTTACATCAGGTCCGGCCTGAAAATAGCGCCAATAATCCACGGCGGCGGCCAAGAATCGGAATTGAGATCGGGCACGGAAAACGTGCCGGGCATAGTTGGCTTTGGCAAGGCATGCGAGCTTGCGGCCAAAAGGCTGAGCCAGTACCAAACACATGTGTCAGAATTGCGCGACTACCTCATCGAGAGGGTGTCAAAGGAGATCCCGCACTCCCGGCTGAATGGCTCGCGCACAAGCAGGATCCCAAACAATGCCCATTTCACGTTCTTTGGAGTGAATGGCGAGGACTTGATTATCAAGCTGGACGAAAATGGTGTCGCGGCGTCTACCGGCTCGGCCTGCTCGGTCAAGAAGCAAAAGCCATCCCATGTGCTAAAGGCAATGGGCTTTTCCTACGAGGAGATAACCGGCTCGCTCCGGCTCAGCCTCGGCATGCACAACACAAGGGAAGAGATCGACAGGACGGTCAGCGTGCTGTCCAGCGTGGTAAAGGAACTGCGGGAGCTTTCTCCGTTCAAAGGCAAGTATGCCTGA
- the larE gene encoding ATP-dependent sacrificial sulfur transferase LarE, whose protein sequence is MDDTFNKLVEWFAKNSGSKVIVALSGGVDSAVVALAAKQALGNDAIAITADYKTLSEEELATARQVAKEIDIDHRVIEYDELENPEFVKNDRMRCYHCRTELGEHLVEEAKKAGAALIVDGTNVDDLSDYRPGIRALRENGVRSPMVELGITKSEIREIAKSFGLSIYDKPSNACLASRIPTGIEVTYEKLQRIETAEIIVKSIFGVRQVRVRDHGDLARVEVGRDELVKIFDVDKLALLDSKLKEIGFKFVSIDAAGYRTGKLVMIDNNGY, encoded by the coding sequence ATGGACGACACATTCAATAAATTAGTAGAGTGGTTTGCCAAGAACAGCGGCAGCAAGGTCATTGTGGCGCTTTCTGGCGGAGTCGACAGCGCGGTGGTTGCCCTTGCTGCAAAGCAGGCGCTTGGCAATGACGCCATAGCGATAACCGCCGATTACAAGACTCTATCAGAGGAAGAGCTTGCCACAGCAAGGCAGGTTGCAAAGGAGATAGACATCGATCACAGGGTGATAGAATACGACGAACTTGAAAACCCTGAATTTGTCAAGAACGACAGGATGCGCTGTTACCACTGCAGGACAGAGCTTGGGGAGCACTTGGTTGAGGAAGCGAAAAAGGCCGGCGCTGCCCTCATTGTAGATGGCACTAATGTCGACGACCTATCTGACTACCGGCCCGGCATCAGGGCGCTGCGGGAAAATGGCGTGCGGAGCCCCATGGTGGAGCTTGGCATAACAAAATCAGAGATCAGAGAGATTGCAAAAAGCTTTGGGCTCTCTATCTACGACAAACCGTCTAATGCGTGCCTTGCCTCAAGGATACCCACGGGCATCGAAGTAACCTATGAAAAGTTGCAGAGGATTGAAACTGCTGAAATTATTGTAAAGTCGATATTTGGAGTCAGACAGGTGCGCGTCAGGGATCACGGCGACCTTGCAAGGGTCGAAGTGGGCAGGGACGAGCTGGTCAAAATATTCGATGTCGACAAGCTGGCGCTCTTGGACAGCAAGCTCAAGGAGATTGGCTTCAAGTTTGTTTCTATAGATGCCGCCGGCTACAGGACAGGCAAGCTGGTGATGATAGACAACAATGGCTACTGA
- the larC gene encoding nickel pincer cofactor biosynthesis protein LarC yields MAAKVAVVDCQVAGIAGDMLMASLVDAGANKAKVIDAIFACQDSLKGSKISKVDFAKVVSHGFTATQLQMKYSDSVHERKGAEMHRSLARCCDSLGLDQKAKTFALESLKTIISTEARIHGEDFASIHLHEASSIDTLADLVGCAVALQDLGLFDGSRIYSTKVAVGGGLLKFSHGTVPNPASAILEIFKNRQFVLVGGPVEDELTTPTGAAMLVNLASGSINYYPNIAPEKIGYGVGTKKFDGFANVVRVLVGTSGVGVTEIAKDTVCVVETNIDDVSGELVGNLVEKLSEIAKDVTVIPGTTKKSRPTYLIRIISENAELNNVLDVLFSESGTLGARVQEVERYVLPRAVLIVPVDISGSTFNVHVKVVKDRAGRITNAKPEFEDVRVIASRCHMPVKRAMELVNAQVAKRIGGGDT; encoded by the coding sequence ATGGCGGCAAAGGTTGCTGTAGTAGATTGCCAAGTTGCCGGCATTGCAGGCGACATGCTGATGGCAAGCCTAGTGGATGCAGGGGCCAACAAAGCCAAGGTGATCGATGCGATCTTTGCCTGCCAGGATTCTCTGAAAGGGAGTAAGATATCCAAAGTGGATTTTGCAAAGGTGGTGTCGCACGGTTTTACCGCCACCCAGCTGCAGATGAAATACAGCGACAGTGTGCACGAGCGCAAGGGCGCGGAGATGCATCGCTCGCTTGCGCGCTGCTGCGACTCGCTAGGGCTTGACCAAAAGGCCAAGACGTTTGCTCTGGAATCTTTGAAGACGATAATCTCTACCGAGGCTAGGATCCATGGAGAGGATTTTGCCAGCATACACCTTCATGAGGCGTCCAGTATCGATACCCTTGCAGACTTGGTGGGCTGCGCGGTGGCGCTGCAAGACTTGGGGCTGTTTGATGGCAGTAGAATATATTCCACAAAGGTGGCGGTAGGCGGGGGCCTATTGAAATTTTCCCACGGCACGGTTCCAAACCCGGCAAGCGCAATCTTGGAAATTTTCAAGAATAGGCAGTTCGTGTTGGTGGGCGGACCGGTAGAAGACGAATTGACAACCCCCACAGGAGCAGCAATGCTTGTCAATTTGGCCTCGGGCAGCATCAACTACTATCCCAACATTGCGCCGGAAAAGATAGGCTATGGTGTCGGCACAAAAAAGTTTGATGGGTTTGCCAACGTAGTGCGGGTGCTTGTAGGCACGTCAGGCGTTGGTGTCACTGAAATCGCCAAGGACACGGTATGCGTTGTGGAAACAAATATCGATGACGTGTCAGGCGAGTTGGTAGGCAACCTGGTAGAGAAACTGTCCGAAATCGCCAAAGATGTGACAGTCATACCTGGCACGACTAAAAAGAGCCGACCGACGTACCTCATTAGGATTATATCTGAAAATGCCGAGCTAAACAACGTGCTTGATGTGCTTTTCAGCGAATCAGGGACGCTTGGGGCAAGGGTGCAGGAAGTAGAGCGCTATGTGCTGCCCAGAGCAGTCCTGATAGTCCCAGTCGACATCAGCGGGAGCACCTTCAACGTGCACGTCAAGGTGGTCAAGGATCGGGCCGGCAGGATAACAAACGCCAAGCCCGAGTTTGAAGATGTCAGGGTGATCGCATCAAGGTGTCATATGCCCGTCAAGAGGGCGATGGAGCTTGTCAATGCACAAGTCGCAAAGAGGATAGGTGGCGGCGACACATAG